In Oncorhynchus gorbuscha isolate QuinsamMale2020 ecotype Even-year linkage group LG02, OgorEven_v1.0, whole genome shotgun sequence, a single genomic region encodes these proteins:
- the LOC124002628 gene encoding DNA-directed RNA polymerase III subunit RPC2-like → MDHQGVTQVLSSLSFISTLGMMTRTSSQFREDQEDLWSGEEPGPDDPHHHRHGGRPHRQAGLQPGSGNILGVIWDPQRLVYTFRPMHRAGFINEFVSISTFLTDCCVYISL, encoded by the exons ATGGAccatcagggtgtgacacaggtGTTgtccagtctctccttcatctcgactCTGGGCATGATGACCAGGACCTCCTCCCAGTTTAGAGAAGATCAGGAAG ACCTGTGGTCTGGTGAAGAACCTGGCCCTGATGACCCACATCACCACAGACATGGAGGACGGCCCCATCGTCAAGCTGGCCTTCAACCTGGGAGTG GTAACATCCTGGGTGTGATCTGGGACCCCCAAAGGCTGGTGTACACCTTCAGACCGATGCACAGGGCCGGCTTCATCAACGAGtttgtgtccatctccaccttcCTGACCGACTGCTGTGTCTACATCTCCTTATGA